A segment of the Amblyomma americanum isolate KBUSLIRL-KWMA chromosome 6, ASM5285725v1, whole genome shotgun sequence genome:
CGTTTTCTGAACTTTACAGCTGGGAAGCGCAGCTCACGAAGAATTTAAGGGGGAATTTAACGTACACATTTCGAATAGGTATAATTCAAAACATTTTTGCATCCACTTGTACTAGAAGCGATGAAAGGGAAAACTGTTGCTCTATATGAACGGTAAGCCTTCGTTTGTTTCACCGTTGCATGGCAGATAGGAGCTCTATTCCTACGACTGGTTGCCGCGGCGCTCCTGTATAAGAGAGCCATTTCGTTACCGGCGCTCCGTCCAAGGTCGGGTGGACCGTTTATAATTGAGTGATGGGAGCTCAGCGCCTCTTGGTGTGCGCCGCATGCATACAGTGTACGGAGGCGTCACAAAACACACGAAACATGAGCGTGCATGCTTCTCCTTCCGTACCTTTGTTGCTAGGCGCTTGCAGGTCGAGTACAGTGCACGAAAAGAGGGAAATTCAGCAGCGGCTGCAGCCAACTGTGCTTGTTGATTGTGTGAAAAATGTATTTTTTGAATAAGAGCGAGCGCAATAATTTTCCCGGACGTTCAATCTTGTGGTAGCGCGAAGTTCAGCAACAGCTGGTTTGGTGCAAAGTGCTGATGACAGTCGGAGTGCTTAACTCTGAGTAGTGGCCGTGAATGCCTGTCGCGCTTTCGCCGCTGCATTGGCATTGACTCCATGGATAGGCTATAGTAACTGCCTTTTGCTGAGAGTGCTCGAGTAGCCGGTGTGCAGTAACCAGTTATGAAGTGTGAGACACGGAGAGCAGAGTCTTGAACGGCCTTGCATTTCGCGTCGTCTTCGGCGGCACGGCGAACCATATAAAGCCAGGCATCGACGGTTGCGTTCTCGTTGTGTGTTATAGTATACGGTATAGTACATGGGTGTACCGTCCCAAAGCaacgtgggctatgagggacatcgtagtggaCGGTtcaggattaatttcgaccacatggggatctttaaggtgcgctgacatcgcaaagtacacggacGCCTCATAGGGCTCGTGTCCTCGGGCATATAGCTGTCTAGCGCCCTATACCACTATTCAGTACCTGGCACAAGGCCTCTGCGTCGCCATTACAAAAGCGCCGGCTTAGCCATGCCATCCGAAGCCTCGGATCTTCCCGCTCCGCTTCGGTTTCGAACTTCGCTGCGCGGACCAATCCGCTCCTCTCCTCGCGCTGACGCACGCGTGACGCAATGTCGCTCTTCACCTCGTTTGTTTTCCGCAGCTTCCGCGTGCGAGGTGGATGCTTAAACCActatgccaccactgcggtcatCTCCGTGAAATGCTTTTCAGGGCCCACGTAGTCATGTCATACGACGGATTACACGTTGTGCTAGCCGTACACTTTGAAATTTTCTCGGTCGGATCGAATACACGGTTAAACCCTCAAAGCGTGAATTCTGGAGTTTTCCCTTCGCTTATTCGACTTTACAAGCCACCCTAGCAGCACAGGACATCGGTCCAATATTCTAAAGGGGTTGGCAATggctggtcctttgtaggaccggtctTTTCCAAAACATTCTCAATATTGGACGATGCTCTGTGCTGAAAGTTGTGACAGTACGGGTGCATGCGCCGGTGCTGAATATTGAGACCGTGCACCCATAGCTGGACTCGGGAGCCCAGTGGCTGCATTACGCGTGAACTCGGCACATCACTCAGAACACAGATATTTTCATGCCAGTCATCATTTGGCCAGTCTGAGAATATCGCAAGCTTATAGCAGCCGTTATAACGCATCTGATAGGCCTTTAAtccatttctttttttcggttCCTCAAGCATGTGTGGGTATAGCGTTTATTCAATTTGATTCTGAGCCTCCCTGTATAACCTTTTCTCTTGATACGGAGTTACTTCTTAATTTTTCGCCACACACAGCTGGTGGCCGATTCGGTCGTATCCAACATCTTCGAATACTGAATGCTTGGTCTGTGTCTTTTTCATGGCTGAAATGGAGAGCATGATCACGTTCCGCTATTTCTATGTTGGTGGATACTGATAATTATTGCCAGTACATCAATTACACTGACGTTAAGCTTAGCTTGCCCTACTATACTTTAACTATATATTTCTGCCTATCTATACTCTTGCTTTTTTTCCTGGTTCTTCATCTTTTACTAATTTTATCTGTTCTGCTGCTTCTAAGGCAGAAAATCTATATCAGTATGATTTAACACAGAAAAACAAACTGAGATGCAATTTCACTCGTTTAAATACGAAGCTAAAGCAATTTTATGAACAAGTGCTTTCTAGATTCTTCGCGCGACACTCTAACCACCAAACCTTGATGTTCTCAAATGAGAAAATTCAATGAATGGTGCAATAAATTTATTACCGAgggaaaaatttattttcattattgCATGCAGCAAAGTTGAAAAAAAAGCATTATATCAGCGCGCTGAGGCAAATATTTTCGAAATGAGAAACTGGCAAACTTTCCACAAAATTTGGCGAGAGTCGTTCTATTACATCATTCTTTGGCTTTTCTTCTTCTCATCTTCTTTTTTATCTCATTCTTCGCCCCTTCTTATTttcctatttttctttcctttttctttgtcttcttaTCTTCTACTTCTTTTCCGtcgtctttctcttctttttttccttgttaTCCTTGGCCCCTTCTTGTCTTCTTTCTATTTATTTCTCTATGAAGGCGTCCCTTCACTTACTCCTCGCATTCTCTACTTTCTTTCTCTTTACTTCTCCTTCCTCTTCGTTATCCTTCCTTTTCTCATCTTCTTCTTTCTTATCTtcgtcttttccttctttcactgacGACTTGGCTTGGCTTGGTTTCGCATGCTTTGTCTTAGCGCGCAAGAGGATTGGCGCCAAGCCAACGCATGTCAAACCAAGAGCCGGCTCTAGCCAACTACAACTACAACGGACTTCAATTACGTGACGACTCTGAGTGGGATCCCGTAAACGGCTTTCGCCGTAAATCGTCACAACATGCACATCCGATAGCGGTCACGGTTTGTGTCATGCGCCATCTTCCTCGCTGTTTACAGCCACAACGAAAGATACTGAATTGTGAAAAGTGGAGTCTTCTTGTACTAATTTCACGTTTGAGTTCGGTGACCTTCGTCCATGGTCCCGTAGTTACCCATAGTTTCCCATAGTTTCCCATAGTGCGCTGGATGGGCGGTTTGGGGGATGCTTGGGCAATCCTAGGCCATACGGTTGGGGCTCGGAGGGCCTGCGCAGAAGCTACAgtagattttggggaaaggaaaatgtatTTGTCTGCTGCTTCTGGAGGAGGACCGCCTTCTGCCCCCTTACGCGCGGCATTCCTAGCGGCGTCCACCTAAGTATTCCGCGCAGAAGTGCGCGCCCAACCCCTGTCTCCCATTTCGCGCCGGACACCTAACCGTTCCCGAAGCAAGCTTATTCCGCACTTCGCAGGTTAGCGCGCGTGCGCGCTCATGCTGGATGGCAGCGGAGTGTCCTATTACCctgtgttacgtctcgcctacgacgcgcggtatagccggcgcggatgcaacggacgccgcggcttcgttcatcgcggccgcaacgcctcccgccaagcgcgtccaggcatgtttcagtgccacgtgtcgtgcgtgcgtgtgtgtgtgtgtgcatgttttgcccacgcttgtcaaagcgcggcagccggggagaggagctccccaactgggaggcgaggaggtctgaccggcgccggcctggcggacgcgcccgtcacgtctggacatgttcaagcgtcgccgtatcggacgcctcttcccaagccgttccctcttgccctagactccgagggtataaaaacgccgctgccccggacgccgagagagacttcgattccttccttcgagtaacgtggtcgccctgaccggctgctcttttggcgatgccagaataaacaagttgttctgttgccagtcgactcatcctttgccgggaccttcggatgtttccagctttgccccaggccgccaggccaacgctacccttggggcttgcaacccatttgcaacaactggttgccagtggtgagatcccgacaacggaggccagcagcgaagatatgcgttcaactgtatgctgagcagcacaacgaccatccgggagcagtgcaacgagccctgtgtgatgactggttgcctgcagcggaacgactgtgctgaattcttggctgcgaggtttggtgagtgcgggactttcttcttctgagttttgccaggcttttgttagtgtcagaaacagagctggtaattgtgttgtcgttgctgccgggttagtttgcggcaagacaatagtaggcagtagagaaagcagcattcggagcagccatggatttgaagtcgttgcgcaaaccgaaattgctggagcttgcaagagagttgggtctggatgtctcagacaaactcagaaaaccagaactgctaagggctattcttgagttggaggctgaggatgacgagctgtcggaatgccttgagacgattgaggagagggaacaaaaagaaaaagagaaaaacgagcgcgaacgtaaagaacaaaaagagaaagaggagcgcgaacgtaaagagcaaaaagataaagagaaagaagagcgcgaccgtcaacacgctttggaaatgaagcgtctcgaggtagagatggaacgcgctcgtaatggaagtcaggcacacggtgcaggagaacgggtatcgttcaaaatgactgacctgatgcggccgtttaagcttggagaggacattggtttgttcctggttaactttgagcgaacgtgcgagaagcaggggttctctcgggaaacgtggccacagcgcttgctcactttgttacccggcgaggcggccgacgtagtcgctcgcttgaagagagaggaggcagaggatttcgaccaagtgaaatcgagtctgctaaaaaagtacaggctgtcagcggaggcgttccgtcggaagtttcgggaaaatgaaaaaggcagaaatgagtcatatacagagtttgcctacaggcttatgtcaaacatgcaggagtggctcaaaaaagagaaagcgtttggtgaccacgagaaaattctgcagtgtttcgggctggaacagttttatagtcggttacctgagaacgtgcggtactgggtcttggataggccagacgttagtacagtggctaaagccgccgagctagccgaggagtttgtgacgcgtcgggctcgcggagctaaggacggtcaaaagggtgaatttggctccaagtctgagaggccgaagttcacacccatgagagcaaggggggacacgcgtagtgcggatgcgagtgaaagcagtccgaccgaacgtaaggagactgcggcagccgaagccgaacgcagaaagcggttcgagaggaggcaagcgcgcgtgtgttatacgtgccagaagccgggtcacttttcggcgcagtgtccagaaacaaaaagagaagtcgtgtgtttgtcattatgtagcactgacgagaacatgaagcttctcgagccttacatgcgagacttcctcgtgaacgggaaagagtgccgagtgcttcgtgataccgcagctacaatggatgtagttcaccgctcttacgtagaacccgatatgttcacgggcgagcgcgcatggatcaagcaagccgtggaagctcatagcgtgtgtctgcccgtagcaaaagtgcttattgaaggacctttcggagcacttgagacggaggccgtagtgtcatctaggctgcccccccagtacccgtacctattttcgaacaggtccgatcacctcctgcgcgagaaggggcttttgtttggtgaggctagcgttcaggccttaaccagatcaggagttcgggagctcgctgcaaaggcggtagttgcggggccgacgttgtcgaacaatgagaaagggtcggaggcgcagcaagctgatattcagagcacgtccgaactgaataaaattgagcctgtagcgttgaaggcaccaggtactggagatgaaatgcacgacacgggaaagttagaagagcttccggtcgagcttccgggactaggctcagtgacgaacagggaagacactgatcaggtcattagtgacttactcagtaaagcaccgctgtcgcctgagcagaaaaccgaactacaccaactcttacaagagtttcaaggtcagttctctgagaggcctggtaggacttctgtccttactcatgatatagaacttacctccccagagccagtacgatccaaggcgtaccgggtgtcaccccgccagcgcgatattatggaggctgaggtaaagaaaatgctacagctcggtgttattgaggcgggtgagagtgattatacctcccctttgattttagttgaggtaccgggcaaggaacctcgtccttgcgtcgactaccgcaggcttaattctatcactaaggatcaaatttatccgatccctaacatcgaggagcgccttgagaaagttagtagcgctcagtttatttccaccctagatcttgtcaggggttattggcaggttccacttacagaagaggctagtaggtatgcggcgttcatttcaccaatgggaacattccgtcctaaagttttgagttttggtttgaagaacgcgccatactgcttttcaagcctcatggacaaagtgttacggggacaggaagaatttgctttaccgtatttagacgacgtagcgatattctccgcatcctggtctgagcatatggcacacttgcgggcagtgctaacccgcctgcgcgaagcgggcttgacagtcaaggctcccaagtgccaattagcacaggccgaggttgtctacctcggtcacgtgattggacagggtcgtcgccgcccctctgaaataaaggtggccgctgtgcgagacttcccgcaaccgcgcacgaagaccgatattcggtcgttcttaggtgtcgccggctactatcagaggtacatccccaggtactccgatatcgcggctcccctgacggatgctctaagaaaaacagagccccaaacagtcgtctggagcgagacaaaggaaagagcttttagcgccttaaagagcgccctaacaagccagcctgtgctacgatcgccagactacacaaaagggttcgttgttcagtgcgatgctagtgagcgaggcatgggcgttgtactgtgccaaagggacaatggagaagtggaacaccccgtcctgtatgctagtcgtaagctgacctgtcgtgagcaggcgtacagcgccactgagaaagagtgtgcgtgtctcgtgtgggccgttcagaaattgtcatgctacctagccggctcgaggtttatcattgagacggatcactgccctctccaatggctgcagaccatatctcccaaaaatggccgcctcctgcgctggagcctcgctttgcaacaatattcctttgaggtgcgttacaaaaaggggagtctcaacggtaacgccgatggcttaagtcgaagcccctaacgtaggaatccgcctcaaagttgtttgttactgatgttttcttcctgaggcaggatttttaacatattgcttttgtttagtgtttctaagtgattatgtgctttctagtgcaattttccaatttgtggacgcgttctgagtgctgcttgactactgtaaggaactaggcagtagtataaaaggggaaagagcctggcagagcttagtgagggttgtctcgtgcttgctgactgagcggttgcgtttcggcgtagttctaacgcttgctgggaacgagcacaaaaatggcaactctcccgaagtcactttgcagtgtccggtgtgatcctgaacatgtgaacgaggccttctctgtgcgctgcgctcaagcaacgtcgagggacgatcggtttcgattacgagcatcatcgagcgacatccctctggacagcggatgcagtcccctgaccatcgggatctccttctcccggcggggcggtctgttacgtctcgcctacgacgcgcggtatagccggcgcggatgcaacggacgccgcggcttcgttcatcgcggccgcaacgcctcccgccaagcgcgtccaggcatgtttcagtgccacgtgtcgtcgtgcgtgcgtgtgtgtgtgtgtgcatgttttgcccacgcttgtcaaagcgcggcagccggggagaggagctccccaactgggaggcgaggaggtctgaccggcgccggcctggcggacgcgcccgtcacgtctggacatgttcaagcgtcgccgtatcggacgcctcttcccaagccgttccctcttgccctcgactccgagggtataaaaacgccgctgccccggacgccgagagagacttcgattccttccttcgagtaacgtggtcgccctgaccggctgctcttttggcgatgccagaataaacaagttgttctgttgccagtcgactcatcctttgccgggaccttcggatgtttccagctttgccccaggccgccaggccaacgctacccttggggcttgcaacccaaatgcaacacctgACAATGGAGGCGGCAAGTGCGCGACGCGTCATCGTGCCACGGTGCGGTTAAGTCTGCCTCACTGGTAACGCCTACACATTTCCTTAGAGTCCATAAGGATGACTGCCGGTTGGCAATCATAACATAGATGGTCCAAATCACAGCCCATGACGACTCGATGTGTTACAACAATAACATCTGCCCGGTGAGTGAAAGCACCCGCTGAAAGAGAAATGATAAAAGCAGTACTCTGTTTCATTTTCTCAGTGGAATGCCTTGTGGCTGCGCCGACTGCTTCGGGCGGCGCGGGTTTTGAACTTTGTCGTTGGGATTGTAATTTACtatgaacatttatttattttgttttgtatttcGTTAGAGTGGCCAATCCTCATAGAGGCTGTAGGTTAAAAGCCCTCGCAGAagacgagaaagaagaaaagagatgTGGAGGACAACTACAACGAAGCAGTGCGCCGAACGTGATGCCGCTCGTAACTATCACGTCCGTCCTCATCATGGTGTATTGCGTTATACGAAGAACGAGGCTTCCGCTAATCAAGCTGCACCCTCTTATTTCTAGGTGAGCAGCTCGTGATTTCTCTATATTTGCCATTATGGTCTTGCGAAAGGTGCGGTACAGGCTGTTATGCCGACAAACTGTTTGTTCGGCGCGGTCTATCGGTGATACATGAAAGATACACACAGTCCATTTTTGGCATCCCCCCGGTCCCAGCGCATCCTCCGCCCTAATCACGCATACGTCTGTTCGcgccagcacttgtcacgtgctgTCACCCTGATCAGTTGCCGACAGTTCACAAAAATTTGTTGGAGGCACTTACGATATCTCTTACCCACgtgaaggcgaaagccgtttgcgactcattgcactgatttcaattttccgcgcttgaattcatttcatgacagagaagagcagctggcacGAGCGTGGCGCCACgtaacctaggtcacgtgacacgtgacaaggtcacgtgacctaggtggcaaaTGTAACGGCGGACACCGCGAGGTCACATGATCAGACGGACGGTCaccacgagtatgagccattaaaggctttcgccttaataggtTAATTTTAAAAGTAAGAGGATCTTTTTGCTGTGATATCCTAACATCGAAGCCCACAAGTAAATTGTGCGCTCTGACGTGCAGGTGGAAGACCCCTGTGTTCCTTCTGATCGTGGCAAGTGCAGTTCTCTACGTCGCTCGCAAGGAAGTAAGCCTATTGAGACGAGACCATCGCCTAGGCCAAATACAAAAGCCTCAGCGTTTCTCCAAGCCCTTACTACCCCAGCATCAAGTCTCTGTAACGATAAACAGCGGCCCTTTGCAAGGAATAATAGAGACCACGTCAGAAGGTGTCCTAGTCCGTGCTTTTCTGGGGATTCCATTCGCCGAATCGACGGCAGGTCCAAACAGGTTTCGGAAGCCCGTTCCAGTTAGAGCCTGGAAGAACACCCTAAACGCAACACACACAAGGCCTCCGTGCGTGCAGGAGTCCTACTTCTCGCAAGCCATGCGCATCGACAACGCCAACACAACCGAGGACTGCCTGCACCTGAACGTCTGGGCGCCGATCCAGAAGCACCCCAGGGAGCCCAAGAAGACAGTAATGGTCTACTTCTACGGGGGGTCATTCACTCACGGCGGCAACAGTTATTTCTTTTACGACGGCCGATACATTTCGGGAATAGGGGACGTGGTACTCGTCGTTCCAAACTACCGGCTCGGCGCTTTCGGGTTCCTTAACGCCGGCACTACCGACGCACCCGGTAACGTAGCGCTGCACGACCAGATCCTGGCGCTGTCCTGGGTCAGGGACAACATCGCCGCATTAGGCGGGGACCCCGAGCGAATCGTGCTGTTCGGCCAGAGCGCCGGCGCCATATCCGTGAGCTACTTGCAGATATCGCCCAAGACGCGCCACCTGTTCAAGCGTGCTATCCTGCAGAGCTGCTCGGCGCTTGTGCCGCTTCCTGAGAACAGTGGTGAGGCGGCGATCGCCAATGTGAAGCACGTAGCGAGTGCCACCAACTGCACGAGGCTTTTCGCCAACGGCAGCTTGTCGACTACGGACACACTGGCCTGCCTGAGGACCGTCGACGCCAAAGTCCTTGCCAACGTTAAGGGTGCGCTCTTCTACCCGAGCTTTTACGACGAGGTCCTTCCGCAAGCGCCAGTCGAGTTGATCAAGGCGGTCGACTTCGCCGACCGCGAAATGCTCATCGGCAACACGCTTCGCGAAGGAGACATGTTCTTCGACGCTATATTCAAACAGAACCGCTCGGGCACCTCATCCAGCGGGTCAAGCCTCAGTTTAGAAGCCATAGGAAAGGCTTACAACTTCTTTTACAAACGGATCGGGTTCCTTCAGGCGGTGTTCACACTTGCGCAGATCCAGAGGCTTTACGACTTGACAAGCGCCACCTACGAGGGTTTCAAGGACGCTATTGGCGATATTCTTTTCAACTGCCCGACCAAGTTCTTTGCTGACTACTTTGCGGAGAGGAACGGCACCGCTTTCTACTACGTGCTGACACCTAGGCCATCTTTCAGTGCCTGGAACTCTACGGCTGCCACGCACACGGATGACGTGTCGATTTTGTTCGGAGTTCCGTTCATGCTTCCCGGGAGGGCGACTGATGCGGAAAGAAAACTCAGTAAGCGACTGATTCGGACATGGACAACATTCGCCAAGACCGGGTAAGTACGGTTACCTACGCTTCTGTGGTGCTTCGATGTGAACTAAGTTTGTGGAGCTTATCGCACATCGCAGTGTCACGTTTCACAGCACAGCTGTTAAGCGCCGGTTCTTTGGCTTGGCGGTGTAGTGACTGGGAGAGCGAGCGCGGGAGGGCAATTGCCATGACAACCAACAAGAAAGAGGAGGTTACCGTAGGAGGAGGAAGGCTTGGCGGcaggaaaggaggaaagtggcACGGTCCGTCTGCgccggctgctgctgcgctgcgcgCGTGGAGTGCCGGACTATAGAGGAGTGTTAGGCAAAGAATGATAATGTGTGGTGAAAAAAAAGTGGTCTATGACTGTTCGAGTACACATACCAGGTGTCTCAGTTAAAATTGATCAAGCTTTTAAAAGAGACGGATTGTCTTAGCCCACTGAAACTGATTGAGGGCTGCTGAAAGTCGCGTGCCCTACTCTACAGtagttttacagcgatagctgttaggcgcccatcCTTGGCTTGAgcgtcgtagtcgtccgccgTCGTCGCCGTCGAAGTAACCAGTGGGTGCGTTTGTGATCGGGTGGATGTCCGGGCGGATGtaattaacgcacccaccggtcatTGACGTAATCGCATTATAttacggtcaacctgggtcgcaaaagCCTACAGGTGGCtctggaacagccgcctgccagtgcagggctACATCaattgaccactacaccagtgctaTATGAGGTCACTGTATTATTTAtacctcaaaatatccccaaaactaaacgcctaatcAGCgttcgctgaatctcgcgttacatagtcgtaaacgtcctgcgagttttttttttcgttttctaatGTTAATTAAGTAGTAAAGCCGAATTAGCTAACTTTTAGAGTATTTTCTTTGGAAGTAATGTGTTCATTCAGAAGTTGTAGATCGTCTTGGAAAACAGCTGGCTGAAATGTTTGCGCCAAGGTACCATTTACACAGCTTTATTTActggcctgaaaaaaaaaagccatcatGTGTCAGTTACAGGCGCATATCCTTTGCACCAGTGCATTTGTAACGCCCCGCAGGGGGGAGAATTCAAGAGAAAGGCGGATTTTGTTTTCTGAGACGTGTCTTGGGATACTGAAGCAGCTGCACCTTGGTAGCTTTTGTATTTTGCGAGTTTTCTTCTACGCAAATGGTACTTCGGTGCAAACGTTTCGGAGAAATGTTTTTTCTACGCGATCTGGAACTTCCACATTGACACTTTATTTATGCCACCAGAATGAAGAAAACGTCAGCTATTTTTCGTTGCTGATTATATTTCTAGAACGAAAAAAATGCCATTGACTTGGCCGTGCGACTCGGAACACTACTCAATTGGTTTCACTCGACTCAGCTGGTCA
Coding sequences within it:
- the LOC144094679 gene encoding acetylcholinesterase-1-like, giving the protein MPLVTITSVLIMVYCVIRRTRLPLIKLHPLISRWKTPVFLLIVASAVLYVARKEVSLLRRDHRLGQIQKPQRFSKPLLPQHQVSVTINSGPLQGIIETTSEGVLVRAFLGIPFAESTAGPNRFRKPVPVRAWKNTLNATHTRPPCVQESYFSQAMRIDNANTTEDCLHLNVWAPIQKHPREPKKTVMVYFYGGSFTHGGNSYFFYDGRYISGIGDVVLVVPNYRLGAFGFLNAGTTDAPGNVALHDQILALSWVRDNIAALGGDPERIVLFGQSAGAISVSYLQISPKTRHLFKRAILQSCSALVPLPENSGEAAIANVKHVASATNCTRLFANGSLSTTDTLACLRTVDAKVLANVKGALFYPSFYDEVLPQAPVELIKAVDFADREMLIGNTLREGDMFFDAIFKQNRSGTSSSGSSLSLEAIGKAYNFFYKRIGFLQAVFTLAQIQRLYDLTSATYEGFKDAIGDILFNCPTKFFADYFAERNGTAFYYVLTPRPSFSAWNSTAATHTDDVSILFGVPFMLPGRATDAERKLSKRLIRTWTTFAKTGKLPRVKGRPWPLYAGNGSVAINAANFSFLRTFRSVHCQTLKSFIIGSK